In one window of Methanoregula sp. DNA:
- a CDS encoding M13 family metallopeptidase codes for MPFDNCPEQERAPGREGTGDFGRVSGTGRGSASPEPEGRSDHPAFALTLILPKNEPVPIVKKAFLILIIITCILMAGCTSTTPTGTNSPDTKTTQAIVVNESIRPGDDFYTHVNDAWLRSHPIPADKSAYGSFYELMDKVDRDLLDLSLKAENVSSKNGDRNLTLIGQFYRSGMDTAAIESAGTHPLKSDLAMIDAISSRKDLTNATVTLLAKGSGPLYYYFADSNPRNSTEIVPWFYQGGLGLPDRDYYLRNDTESRGLQDKYRAHIAKVFVLMGEPDQQATTDAKTVYAMEETLARSHFTSEENRVPAKTSNIYPLKELEEKYPAIGWDSLSTIPGSGPVSIVEVYQPRYVEGLNTQLQTAPLEDWKVYLRYHLVDGSSRYLSAPFENESFAFYSKTLYGTEEMKPRWKRVISTESNSLGDLVGREYVATYIDPRTRGMVTGMFSTIRKTFDGRIENLTWMGSETKAKAREKLAAMGEKIGYPDQWMDYSGLELSDSYVNNVRSASAYSFIHGPDGLDKIGQPVNPDNWFVAPQVVNAFYDPTKNEMVFPAAILQPPFFDPNADPSQNYGTIGWLIGHEMTHGFDDQGRQYDKDGTLNDWWTQEDAKNFNNRTAMLVTEYNGFEVLPGLNLNGNLTLGENIADFGGLTLAYHAWKENKNPSSGTAAVSTSDRQFFISAATTWRENDRDDTIRLWTLTDPHSAPKYRVNGVVFNIPEFYEAFPEILPGDALYWNVTDRPVIW; via the coding sequence ATGCCGTTTGACAATTGTCCGGAACAGGAACGGGCACCGGGACGGGAAGGAACCGGAGATTTTGGGAGAGTGAGCGGTACCGGAAGGGGATCAGCTTCTCCTGAACCGGAAGGCAGGTCCGATCATCCCGCCTTCGCCCTAACCCTTATTCTCCCAAAAAACGAACCAGTACCTATTGTGAAAAAAGCGTTTCTCATTCTCATTATTATCACGTGCATCCTCATGGCCGGATGCACCAGCACAACCCCAACCGGCACGAACTCTCCCGACACGAAAACCACGCAGGCAATTGTCGTGAACGAGTCCATCCGGCCGGGTGACGATTTCTACACGCACGTGAACGATGCATGGCTCAGAAGCCATCCCATCCCGGCAGACAAGAGTGCCTATGGATCCTTTTACGAACTGATGGACAAGGTTGACCGTGATCTCCTTGATCTCTCCCTCAAAGCGGAGAATGTTTCATCAAAGAACGGGGACCGGAACCTCACCCTCATCGGGCAGTTCTACCGGTCCGGGATGGATACCGCTGCGATCGAGAGCGCGGGAACCCATCCCCTCAAAAGCGATCTCGCGATGATCGACGCCATCAGTTCCCGTAAGGACCTGACGAATGCAACCGTCACTCTCCTGGCAAAGGGATCCGGGCCATTGTATTATTATTTCGCCGATTCAAATCCCCGGAACAGTACCGAGATAGTTCCCTGGTTCTACCAGGGCGGACTCGGGCTTCCGGACCGGGACTATTACCTGAGAAACGACACAGAGAGCAGGGGACTCCAGGATAAATACCGGGCTCATATCGCCAAAGTATTTGTCCTGATGGGCGAGCCGGACCAGCAGGCAACAACGGATGCAAAGACCGTCTACGCTATGGAAGAGACCCTTGCCCGGAGTCATTTTACGTCCGAAGAGAACCGGGTTCCTGCAAAGACCTCCAACATCTATCCGCTCAAGGAGCTGGAAGAAAAATATCCGGCCATCGGGTGGGATTCCTTAAGCACTATCCCGGGTTCGGGACCGGTCAGTATCGTAGAGGTCTACCAGCCGCGGTACGTCGAGGGATTGAACACGCAGCTCCAGACCGCACCGCTTGAGGACTGGAAAGTGTACCTGCGGTACCACCTCGTCGATGGTTCATCCCGGTATCTCAGCGCACCGTTCGAGAACGAGAGTTTTGCATTCTATTCAAAGACGCTCTACGGAACCGAAGAGATGAAACCCCGGTGGAAACGCGTCATTTCTACGGAGAGCAATTCTCTGGGTGATCTCGTGGGCCGGGAATATGTTGCAACCTATATCGATCCCCGGACACGCGGCATGGTGACCGGGATGTTCTCCACTATCAGGAAAACTTTTGACGGCCGGATCGAAAACCTGACCTGGATGGGAAGCGAAACAAAGGCAAAGGCCCGGGAGAAACTTGCCGCCATGGGCGAGAAGATCGGGTATCCCGACCAGTGGATGGATTACTCGGGTCTTGAGCTTTCGGACTCGTATGTCAATAATGTCCGTTCTGCATCAGCATATTCCTTTATTCACGGGCCCGATGGACTCGATAAGATCGGACAGCCGGTGAACCCGGACAACTGGTTTGTAGCACCCCAGGTCGTGAACGCATTTTACGACCCGACAAAAAACGAGATGGTATTTCCTGCTGCGATCCTTCAGCCCCCGTTCTTTGACCCGAACGCAGATCCCTCGCAGAACTACGGAACTATCGGCTGGCTTATCGGCCACGAGATGACGCACGGCTTTGATGACCAGGGACGGCAGTACGACAAGGACGGGACCTTAAATGACTGGTGGACGCAGGAGGACGCGAAGAATTTCAACAACCGGACGGCCATGCTCGTTACCGAGTACAACGGATTCGAAGTTCTTCCCGGGCTCAACCTGAACGGGAACCTGACGCTCGGCGAGAATATCGCAGACTTCGGGGGCCTGACCCTGGCATACCATGCCTGGAAGGAGAACAAGAACCCGTCATCAGGAACGGCAGCTGTCAGTACATCAGATCGGCAGTTTTTCATTAGTGCGGCGACCACCTGGAGAGAGAATGACCGTGACGATACAATACGCCTCTGGACCCTGACCGATCCCCACAGCGCACCCAAGTACCGGGTGAATGGTGTTGTCTTCAATATTCCTGAGTTCTACGAAGCATTCCCGGAGATCCTGCCCGGGGATGCATTATACTGGAACGTGACCGATCGGCCGGTCATCTGGTAA